The following coding sequences are from one Bos mutus isolate GX-2022 chromosome 22, NWIPB_WYAK_1.1, whole genome shotgun sequence window:
- the LOC138984612 gene encoding LOW QUALITY PROTEIN: endogenous retrovirus group PABLB member 1 Env polyprotein-like (The sequence of the model RefSeq protein was modified relative to this genomic sequence to represent the inferred CDS: inserted 2 bases in 1 codon) — protein MGLITYVSLLLLTPNILSLPLDPQDNIFLSWAHSYAAFHNRSNCWVCGALPSLSVEGFLWWTSPLQEKDFLQVCEYLRQQSHAMPLRHLMTSTNPKMDWCNTLYSNYGHNVTFNFDYTLSRFNDYFATYKVNRSRSNGFLPDVYQIWDEVTWLTPEKGRLISTASICWEQTEPSPKVSQQLNYNDWKQMGYLSQETCNVIIPVFSNPSSGSPFVWPGTNWDWISQSXWLAPNGTYWICGSYLWAWLPPGWIGRCTLGLAFTHGFIFSELPEKPANLPHLRTRWARSVFYWYDYLAAAFVPSLGTTDVMLRVDALTNFTQQALQDSQKAISALNAEQAQIRKVVLQNRLALDILTAAQGGTCAIIHTQCCTYIPDMSTNVTHFTNHMNKMIRAMDTPEASIASLWKTLTNSPWWTTILITIILVVLFLLFAPCICNCITGFVSSRIKAFKLQMVAQTPATTVASSSYYLGPLDQISSI, from the exons ATGGGCCTGATAACCTATGTGAgcttacttctgctgactccaaatatcctgagtctgccgttggatcctcaagacaatatattcctgtcctgggctcactcctatgctgcattccacaatcggtctaactgctgggtctgcggagcGCTCCCCTCTTtgtcagtggaaggcttcctgtggtggacatccccacttcaagaaaaagactttctccaagtctgtgaataccttcgacaacaatcacatgcgatgcctcttcgtcatctgatgacatctaccaaccctaaaatggactggtgcaacactttgtactctaactatggacataatgtgacttttaattttgattatacattgtCTCGGTTCAATGACTATTTTGCTACATATAAGGTAAATAGGTCTAGATCTAATGGCTTTTTACCTGACgtttatcaaatatgggatgaGGTTACATGGCTAACTCCTGAAAAAGGACGTTTAATATCTACTGCCTCTATATGCTGGGAACAAACAGAGCCGTCCCCAAAAGTTAGCCAACAACTTAATTACAATGATTGGAAACAAATGGGATATTTGTCTCAGGAAACATGCAATGTAATCATTCCCGTGTTTTCCAATCCCAGTTCAGGTTCTCCCTTTGTCTGGCCAGGCACAAATTGGGACTGGATATCTCAGTC CTGGCTTGCTCCAAACGGGACTTATTGGATATGTGGCTCTTACCTATGGGCATGGCTTCCCCCTGGTTGGATAGGGAGATGCACCCTGGGTCTAGCCTTTACTCatggctttatattttcagagcttccagaaaagcCTGCTAATTTACCCCACCTTAGAACTCGGTGGGCAAGGTCTGTATTTTATTGGTatgattatttggctgcagcGTTTGTTCCCTCTTTGGGAACTACAGATGTTATGTTACGAGTGGATGCTTTGACTAATTTTACTCAACAGGCATTACAAGATTCTCAAAAGgctatttcagctcttaatgctgaacaagcacaaattagaaaggtggttttacaaaacagattggctctagatattctgacagctgcacaaggaggaacttgtgccattattcatacccaatgctgtacatatatacctgatatgagcacgaatgttactcattttactaaCCACATGAACAAGATGATTAGGGCCATGGACACTCCTGAAGCCTCAATTGCTTCACTTTGGAAAACGTTAACTAATTCCCCATGGTGGACaactatcttaattacaataattctggttgttttgttcttgctgtttgctccctgcatctgtaattgtataactggatttgtttctagccgcataaaagcttttaagttacaaatggttgctcaaactcctgctactactgtagcttcctccagctactatttggggcccctggatcagatatcctcaatatga